From a region of the Paenibacillus segetis genome:
- a CDS encoding PaaI family thioesterase: MNADSNEIYPDLEHWGKIAESTFWGFVGCEIEELSPSKVIVSIDIKPHHLNLIGILHGGVHATLIDSGMGLIAMIARPNDNVVTSNLTMNYVAPTEKGRVFVTAEIIHSSRKMITTQAFARTENGDLCAFGTGTFRVLNKPI; this comes from the coding sequence ATGAATGCCGATTCAAATGAGATATATCCCGATTTGGAGCATTGGGGAAAAATAGCTGAATCTACGTTTTGGGGATTCGTTGGCTGTGAAATTGAAGAATTGAGTCCGTCAAAGGTGATCGTGTCCATTGACATTAAGCCACATCATTTGAACCTAATCGGCATTCTTCATGGAGGTGTCCATGCGACGTTAATCGATTCAGGAATGGGGTTGATTGCGATGATTGCCAGACCTAATGACAACGTAGTGACAAGCAATCTAACGATGAACTATGTAGCGCCGACAGAGAAAGGGAGAGTATTTGTAACCGCTGAAATCATCCATAGTTCCCGCAAAATGATCACAACTCAAGCTTTTGCTAGAACGGAGAACGGAGATTTATGCGCTTTTGGAACGGGAACCTTTCGAGTTCTTAATAAACCTATTTAA
- a CDS encoding AMP-binding protein yields MLRDQKMTENGVTSVNDKPWLEHYPVEVPITYDYPKQNLAQFLVQSAELFPEHIALDFLGKKISYKDLLDSVYRFTNALLKLGIRKGDRVAIMLPNCPQAVIAYYGTLLMGGIVVMTNPLYMPRELEYQLRDASVQMIITLDILVDRVKKATEKEPLNYILVTSVKDYLPFPKNWLYPLTTKKTSPIIYNNNMMSFLSFLKQSTSIPTQTAVDADEDLALIQYTGGTTGFAKGVMLTHCNLVANTIQSKLWFYRAQMGKERYLAALPFFHVFGMTVLLNQSVLMAGTLILMPRFDINQVLKTMDRLKPTVFPGAPTMYIAVINHPEVQKYDLSSVNICISGAASLPREVQERFESITGGKLIEGYGLTEASPVTHANNIWEKRKIGSIGIPFPDTEARIVHPDTGEEMPLGEIGELIIRGPQVMRGYWQQPEETYKALRDGWLFTGDLARMDEEGFFYILDRRKDLIIAGGYNIYPREVEEVLFEHPDVEEAVVAGVVDSYRGETVKAYIILKEGSTANEEELQRWCKDKLAVYKVPKIYEFRDSFPKTLVGKVLRRKLIEEDHDNTLK; encoded by the coding sequence ATGCTTCGTGATCAAAAGATGACTGAGAATGGGGTGACCAGTGTGAATGACAAACCATGGTTAGAACATTATCCGGTTGAAGTACCCATAACCTATGATTATCCGAAGCAAAATTTGGCGCAATTTTTAGTACAGTCCGCAGAATTATTTCCAGAGCATATAGCACTTGATTTCCTAGGGAAAAAGATTTCTTATAAAGATCTATTGGACTCGGTGTACCGTTTTACGAATGCCCTCCTTAAGCTAGGTATCCGTAAGGGGGATCGAGTAGCGATTATGTTACCGAACTGCCCGCAAGCCGTTATCGCGTATTATGGAACCCTTCTGATGGGCGGCATCGTTGTTATGACGAACCCACTATATATGCCACGTGAACTAGAGTATCAGTTGAGAGATGCCAGTGTCCAAATGATCATAACGTTAGATATTCTAGTCGATCGGGTGAAGAAAGCGACGGAAAAAGAACCGTTAAATTATATTCTAGTAACATCGGTTAAGGACTACTTACCGTTCCCTAAAAATTGGTTATACCCACTGACAACTAAGAAGACGAGTCCGATCATCTATAACAATAATATGATGTCTTTCCTTTCATTCTTGAAACAGTCAACATCGATCCCAACTCAGACTGCGGTCGATGCCGATGAGGATTTGGCACTTATTCAATATACGGGCGGGACAACTGGATTCGCCAAAGGTGTCATGCTCACACACTGTAACCTTGTTGCTAATACGATTCAGAGCAAGCTCTGGTTTTACCGAGCACAAATGGGGAAGGAACGATATTTAGCAGCACTCCCTTTTTTTCATGTATTCGGAATGACGGTGTTGCTTAATCAATCGGTTCTTATGGCGGGAACCTTGATACTTATGCCGCGGTTTGACATTAATCAGGTGCTGAAGACGATGGATCGTTTGAAACCAACTGTGTTTCCGGGAGCACCAACGATGTATATTGCCGTGATTAACCACCCTGAGGTTCAGAAATACGATTTGTCGTCGGTAAATATTTGTATTAGTGGTGCGGCTTCGTTGCCTCGTGAGGTCCAGGAACGGTTCGAGAGTATTACGGGAGGCAAGTTGATCGAAGGTTATGGTCTGACAGAAGCTTCTCCCGTCACACATGCCAACAATATTTGGGAGAAGCGCAAAATAGGATCTATCGGCATTCCTTTTCCAGATACCGAAGCGCGTATTGTTCATCCCGATACGGGTGAGGAGATGCCACTAGGTGAAATTGGAGAGTTGATTATTCGAGGTCCTCAGGTCATGAGGGGATATTGGCAGCAACCTGAAGAAACGTATAAGGCACTTCGCGATGGGTGGCTATTTACAGGGGATTTGGCGAGGATGGACGAAGAAGGGTTCTTCTATATATTAGATCGCCGCAAGGATTTGATTATAGCTGGAGGTTATAATATTTACCCGCGTGAAGTAGAAGAAGTATTGTTTGAGCATCCGGACGTGGAAGAAGCTGTTGTTGCTGGGGTGGTGGATTCTTATCGCGGCGAGACGGTAAAAGCGTACATTATACTCAAAGAGGGTTCCACAGCTAATGAGGAGGAGCTACAACGTTGGTGTAAGGATAAATTGGCGGTGTATAAAGTGCCTAAAATTTATGAGTTTCGTGATTCATTTCCAAAAACGTTGGTTGGGAAAGTACTTCGTCGCAAATTGATTGAGGAAGACCATGATAACACGCTTAAGTAG
- a CDS encoding acyl-CoA dehydrogenase family protein: MTNKVLGGSFMIDDIDYREIVTPEDFTEEHRMIAETTEKFVAGEIIPRDEEIEKLNYGLTVELLQKAGDLGLLGAEVPESYGGFGLDKVSSTLITEKLTKASSFSLSHGAHVGIGTLPIVYFGTEEQKQKYLPTLATGEKIAAYCLTEPSSGSDALGAKTIATLSEDGQYYVLNGSKQFITNAGFADIFIVYAKVNGKDFSTFIVERTMSGVSIGPEEKKMGIKGSSTCPLILEDVKVPVENLLWEVGKGHLIAFNILNIGRYKLAAGCVGAAKDSIEYAASYANERTQFDRKISSFPLIGKKLADMNIRTYVLESMVYRTAGLFDIGLAEVDYDSPNVGYQSAKAIAEYQLECSINKVFGSETLDFIVDEGVQIHGGYGFIQEYRIERNYRDSRINRIFEGTNEINRLLIPGTLIKRAMKGELPLMQKALALQSELLGLVPSQSFQGTLEQESHLLSMSKKIFLMVGAQAVQKYQLKLEQEQEILSHLADMMILTFAMESALLRTKKSIDQVGETKAANAIHMTTAFIHEQFDVIECRAREVLAAMESGDTLRTGLSVLKKLTKRTPINSLGLKRQIAARVIEAESYVL; the protein is encoded by the coding sequence ATGACGAACAAAGTGTTAGGTGGAAGCTTCATGATTGACGATATTGATTATCGCGAGATCGTGACACCGGAGGACTTCACCGAAGAGCATCGGATGATCGCGGAGACTACAGAAAAATTCGTAGCAGGCGAAATTATACCCAGAGATGAAGAAATTGAGAAGTTGAACTATGGTCTGACCGTGGAATTATTGCAAAAAGCAGGTGACCTTGGTCTCCTCGGTGCTGAAGTTCCAGAAAGCTATGGAGGCTTCGGACTGGATAAAGTGAGCTCCACGTTGATTACGGAGAAACTGACAAAGGCCTCTTCCTTCTCCTTGTCTCATGGAGCACATGTAGGAATTGGTACGTTGCCCATCGTTTATTTTGGTACGGAGGAGCAGAAGCAGAAGTATTTGCCGACGCTTGCTACGGGGGAGAAAATAGCGGCTTATTGTTTGACCGAACCCTCTTCGGGCTCGGATGCACTAGGCGCCAAGACGATAGCAACATTGAGTGAAGATGGTCAATATTACGTGCTTAATGGGAGTAAGCAATTCATTACGAATGCTGGTTTTGCTGATATTTTTATTGTGTACGCCAAGGTTAATGGCAAGGATTTCAGCACCTTTATTGTCGAGCGTACTATGTCAGGAGTTAGTATCGGTCCGGAAGAGAAGAAAATGGGCATCAAAGGTTCATCAACATGTCCGTTAATTCTGGAGGATGTCAAAGTACCCGTAGAAAATTTGCTGTGGGAAGTTGGGAAAGGTCATTTAATCGCCTTTAATATTTTGAATATTGGACGATATAAATTGGCTGCTGGTTGTGTTGGTGCTGCGAAAGATTCTATTGAGTACGCTGCAAGTTATGCCAATGAACGTACACAATTTGACCGCAAGATTTCCTCCTTCCCCCTCATCGGCAAAAAACTGGCGGACATGAATATTCGGACTTATGTGTTGGAAAGTATGGTATACCGGACAGCAGGGCTATTTGATATCGGGTTGGCTGAAGTCGATTATGATAGCCCAAATGTGGGATATCAATCTGCTAAAGCTATTGCGGAGTATCAGCTAGAATGCTCCATTAATAAAGTGTTTGGTTCCGAAACACTCGACTTCATCGTGGATGAGGGTGTTCAAATTCACGGAGGATATGGATTTATCCAAGAATACCGCATTGAGCGTAATTACCGTGATTCGAGAATTAATCGTATTTTTGAAGGGACAAATGAGATTAATCGTTTACTTATTCCGGGGACGCTGATCAAGCGGGCGATGAAGGGCGAATTACCTTTGATGCAAAAAGCGTTAGCACTACAGTCGGAGTTATTAGGGCTGGTTCCGAGTCAATCCTTTCAAGGTACACTTGAACAAGAAAGCCATTTATTGTCCATGTCGAAGAAGATATTCCTGATGGTTGGGGCGCAAGCCGTGCAAAAGTACCAATTGAAGTTAGAGCAGGAACAAGAGATCCTTAGCCATCTGGCAGATATGATGATCTTGACGTTTGCAATGGAAAGCGCTTTACTCCGTACCAAGAAGTCGATTGATCAAGTAGGCGAGACCAAAGCAGCCAATGCGATTCACATGACGACGGCTTTTATCCACGAACAATTTGATGTGATCGAATGTCGGGCGCGGGAAGTTCTTGCTGCGATGGAATCAGGAGATACCCTTCGAACAGGGCTTTCTGTTCTGAAAAAGCTAACCAAAAGAACCCCGATCAACTCGTTAGGATTGAAACGCCAAATTGCTGCAAGGGTAATTGAAGCAGAGAGTTATGTTCTGTAA
- a CDS encoding acetyl-CoA C-acetyltransferase, producing the protein MKEAVIVSMARTAIGKSKKGSLVQTRADELGKVVLEAAVDRAPGLKKEDVEDIIIGCAMPEGGQGLNFARIISLYAGFPATVPAITINRFCSSGLQSIAFAAERIMLGHADVLIAGGVESMSQVPMTGFKVSPNPRIVEEMPEVYIGMGHTAERVAERFNVSREDQDIFAARSHEKAAKAIAEGKFKDEIIPIQVELKSVDESGQVQVKSFVFDTDEGVRPDTSMEALRKLKPAFKWGGTVTAGNASQTSDGAAAVVMMSREKADELGLTPLATFRSFAVAGVEPEIMGVGPVKAIPKALQMAGISLEEVSLFEINEAFASQCVHVIRELGIDEEKVNVNGGAIALGHPLGCTGTKLTTTLVHELGRRGGGYGVVSMCIGGGMGAAGVFEVHPSVGSNDIH; encoded by the coding sequence ATGAAGGAAGCGGTCATCGTATCCATGGCACGAACTGCGATAGGCAAATCCAAAAAGGGAAGTCTCGTGCAGACGCGTGCGGATGAGTTGGGGAAAGTCGTTCTGGAAGCGGCCGTAGATCGAGCTCCTGGTCTGAAAAAGGAAGATGTAGAGGACATTATTATCGGCTGCGCCATGCCGGAAGGTGGGCAGGGATTGAACTTTGCCCGCATTATCTCGCTATATGCCGGGTTTCCAGCGACGGTTCCCGCCATCACGATCAATCGTTTTTGTTCTTCCGGGTTACAATCCATTGCCTTTGCCGCGGAACGAATCATGTTAGGTCATGCTGATGTTCTGATTGCTGGTGGGGTGGAAAGCATGAGCCAAGTACCGATGACAGGCTTTAAGGTTTCACCTAATCCGAGAATTGTGGAGGAAATGCCGGAAGTCTATATCGGAATGGGGCATACAGCTGAACGTGTTGCGGAGAGATTTAACGTATCTCGTGAAGACCAGGATATTTTTGCGGCAAGATCACATGAGAAAGCAGCTAAGGCGATAGCTGAGGGGAAATTCAAGGATGAGATTATCCCCATTCAGGTGGAGTTAAAAAGTGTGGATGAAAGCGGCCAAGTCCAGGTTAAATCATTTGTGTTTGATACCGATGAAGGTGTTCGTCCTGATACTTCGATGGAAGCGCTTCGTAAGCTAAAGCCGGCATTTAAATGGGGAGGAACGGTTACAGCGGGCAATGCGTCGCAGACGAGCGACGGTGCAGCAGCGGTTGTGATGATGAGTAGGGAGAAAGCGGATGAACTTGGGCTTACGCCGCTTGCAACGTTTAGATCGTTCGCCGTGGCGGGGGTCGAGCCGGAAATTATGGGGGTTGGACCTGTCAAAGCTATTCCCAAAGCATTGCAGATGGCAGGAATTAGTCTTGAAGAGGTAAGTCTCTTTGAGATTAACGAAGCTTTTGCCTCACAGTGCGTGCATGTTATACGGGAGCTTGGGATCGATGAAGAGAAAGTCAATGTGAACGGTGGAGCGATTGCACTTGGTCATCCGCTAGGATGTACGGGCACAAAGCTTACGACAACGTTGGTTCACGAACTCGGACGGCGTGGTGGGGGGTACGGAGTTGTCTCGATGTGTATCGGGGGTGGAATGGGGGCGGCAGGTGTATTTGAAGTTCATCCATCCGTAGGAAGCAATGATATTCACTGA
- a CDS encoding 3-hydroxyacyl-CoA dehydrogenase/enoyl-CoA hydratase family protein — translation MNKSIRKAAVIGSGIMGSGIAAHLANVGIPCLLLDMVPQDMTDEEVKKGYTPEHPAVRNRLATGAVAKLQKSTPSPLYDIAFADRITPGNLEDHLSHIAEVDWVIEVVVENLQVKKDLLSKVERYWKPGTIVSSNTSGISIDEMVADCSEDFQQYFLGTHFFNPPRYMKLLEIIPGMHTDPQIVQQMRVLGEKVLGKGVVLAKDTPNFIANRIGTYGLLITLQAMVEQGFTVEEVDAVTGPAMGRPKSATFRTLDMVGLDTFIHVADNVYANVTDETERAAFIVPEVMKSMVERGWLGEKSGQGFYLKKKGPNGSEISSLQLLTMEYAPQKKITSGSLEAAKLAKGARGKTKALITAGDRYSEFAWNILKQVLVYSAEKVGEIADSIYEIDEAMKWGFNWELGPFETWDAIGLVKSVERMEKEGLSIPVWVKEWIAQGNQSFYQKENGTLYYVSEQRYKQIEQPPEIISLRNLKENNKIVKGNEGASLIDLGDGVACLEFHSPNNAIGADILMMIQQSLEEVRSNFEGMVIANQGRNFCVGANIMLLLMEAQDEEWDEIDSIIRMFQNTMYQVKRFEKPVVAAPHRMTLGGGVESCLPADQVIAAVETYYGLVEFGVGLIPAGGGCKELTMRASQRVGHSEADLQPYINQVFETIGMAKVSTSGHDAKRLGYLRATDRIIANQDHLIYEAKQSVLRMSKAGYEPIPGEKFQVVGSEGKAVLQLGAMGMREGGFISDHDLLIAKKLAHILAGGDVPAGTLVSEQYMLDLEREAFLSLCGEPKTQQRMHHMLTKGKALRN, via the coding sequence ATGAATAAATCCATTCGCAAGGCGGCAGTCATTGGCTCGGGAATTATGGGCTCCGGCATTGCAGCGCATCTAGCTAACGTTGGAATTCCATGTTTATTGCTGGATATGGTGCCGCAAGACATGACTGATGAGGAGGTAAAGAAAGGTTATACTCCCGAACATCCAGCGGTTAGAAATCGTTTGGCTACAGGAGCAGTTGCAAAGCTGCAGAAGAGTACGCCCTCCCCCCTTTATGACATTGCTTTTGCAGACAGGATCACTCCGGGGAATCTAGAGGATCACTTGTCCCACATAGCAGAAGTGGACTGGGTCATTGAGGTTGTTGTTGAGAATCTCCAGGTTAAAAAGGATCTCCTCAGCAAGGTAGAACGGTATTGGAAGCCCGGAACGATTGTGAGCTCCAATACGTCAGGGATTTCGATTGATGAAATGGTGGCGGATTGTAGTGAAGACTTTCAGCAGTATTTTTTAGGTACACACTTTTTCAATCCACCACGGTATATGAAGTTGCTAGAGATCATTCCCGGAATGCATACAGATCCACAGATAGTTCAACAAATGAGAGTTTTGGGTGAAAAAGTACTAGGCAAAGGCGTCGTCTTAGCCAAGGATACACCAAATTTTATCGCCAACAGAATCGGTACTTATGGACTACTTATCACATTACAAGCAATGGTAGAGCAAGGTTTTACCGTGGAGGAAGTAGATGCAGTAACCGGACCCGCCATGGGGCGTCCGAAGAGTGCAACCTTTCGCACCCTCGATATGGTCGGACTTGATACATTCATTCATGTGGCAGACAACGTATACGCTAATGTAACTGATGAAACAGAAAGAGCAGCTTTTATTGTCCCAGAAGTCATGAAAAGCATGGTCGAAAGAGGCTGGTTAGGCGAGAAATCTGGGCAAGGTTTTTATTTGAAGAAAAAAGGACCAAACGGTAGTGAAATATCATCTCTTCAACTCTTAACCATGGAATATGCTCCGCAGAAGAAGATCACTTCCGGATCGCTGGAAGCGGCCAAACTGGCGAAAGGTGCACGGGGCAAGACGAAAGCACTCATTACAGCGGGAGATCGTTATTCTGAATTTGCCTGGAATATTCTTAAGCAGGTACTGGTTTACTCCGCGGAAAAAGTTGGTGAAATCGCCGATTCCATTTATGAAATAGACGAAGCGATGAAATGGGGCTTCAATTGGGAGTTAGGCCCGTTTGAGACCTGGGATGCTATTGGCTTAGTCAAATCCGTGGAGCGCATGGAAAAGGAAGGTTTAAGTATTCCGGTGTGGGTGAAGGAATGGATCGCACAGGGGAATCAGTCGTTCTATCAGAAGGAAAACGGGACTCTATATTATGTATCTGAGCAGAGATATAAGCAGATTGAACAGCCACCGGAGATTATTTCGCTCCGCAATTTGAAGGAGAATAACAAGATTGTGAAAGGGAATGAAGGGGCAAGTCTAATCGATCTTGGAGACGGAGTAGCCTGTCTAGAGTTTCATTCGCCTAACAATGCGATTGGTGCAGATATCTTAATGATGATTCAGCAGAGCTTGGAAGAAGTTCGCAGTAACTTTGAAGGCATGGTCATTGCTAATCAAGGACGAAATTTCTGTGTAGGGGCCAATATCATGTTGCTATTAATGGAAGCCCAGGATGAGGAATGGGATGAGATTGATAGCATTATCCGCATGTTCCAGAACACGATGTACCAAGTGAAAAGATTTGAAAAACCCGTTGTCGCCGCACCGCATCGGATGACCCTTGGAGGGGGAGTTGAGTCCTGTTTACCAGCGGATCAAGTTATCGCAGCAGTGGAAACGTATTACGGCTTAGTGGAATTTGGTGTAGGACTCATTCCTGCAGGTGGAGGCTGCAAAGAATTAACGATGCGAGCAAGTCAGCGTGTCGGACATTCCGAGGCGGATCTTCAGCCATACATCAATCAGGTGTTTGAAACGATCGGAATGGCTAAAGTCTCAACGAGTGGTCATGATGCCAAAAGATTAGGATATCTTCGTGCAACGGATCGCATTATTGCTAATCAAGATCATTTGATCTACGAAGCCAAACAGTCTGTGCTACGGATGAGCAAGGCAGGTTATGAACCGATACCTGGAGAGAAATTTCAGGTCGTAGGTAGTGAGGGAAAGGCAGTGCTGCAACTAGGGGCTATGGGAATGAGAGAAGGCGGCTTTATCAGCGATCACGATCTCCTCATTGCCAAGAAGCTGGCTCATATCCTTGCTGGAGGTGATGTCCCCGCAGGTACACTTGTGAGTGAACAATATATGCTCGATTTGGAACGAGAGGCATTCTTAAGTTTATGTGGGGAACCAAAGACTCAACAACGGATGCACCATATGCTGACCAAAGGTAAGGCGTTACGAAATTAA
- a CDS encoding (Fe-S)-binding protein, with product MGWQIANFVLFLAVTGYAFYLFYKAVYHRYLYLKLGEPSNFRQRGEGRWGEFLSQVFGQKKLLKDPKSGVMHFLIFYGFIILQFGALDLIVKGLTAGKHLPIPGYEVFGLMQEITVILILFSMGYAAYRRYGEKLTRLKKGWKPSLVIFFIFFLMLSVVFSLSFERVWQDLEFSGYAPISSVLALAFTGISSSTAYGWFIGFWWMHLLILLSFLVYVPQSKHFHIMTAPLNIWFRRSEPVGRLTKLDLEDEDAETFGVGKIEDFTQKQMLDFYACVECGRCTDACPASNTGKVLSPMHLITKLRDHAVEKGTAVTGKSPWVPSYLFATSGSHALVTEQKEPVLWHANEDMITNIVPTIDWHKSTWNKGEKNSEQLELIGEVISEEEIWSCTTCRNCEDQCPVSNEHVDKIIDLRRHLVLMQGSVPHEGQRAMQNIERQGNPWGLSRNDRATWTGEIEGIQVPTVKENPDFEYLFFVGSMGSYDLRSRSISRAFARLLNESGISFAILGNEEKNSGDTPRRMGNEMLFQQLCADNIEIFQKYGVRKIVTACPHTFNTLKNEYPEFGLEGVEVYHHTQLLDQLIQAGKLNPHHEVKERITYHDSCYLGRYNNVYDEPRNILKAIPGVEVAEMKRSRQNGMCCGAGGGMMWLEEKAGKRVNLARTEQALEVNPTVISSACPYCLTMMEDGTKMKEVEEHIKAKDIAEILEQSVFGDHPIR from the coding sequence ATGGGGTGGCAAATTGCGAATTTCGTATTGTTTCTGGCGGTAACGGGATATGCCTTCTATTTATTCTATAAAGCTGTGTATCATCGCTACTTGTATCTAAAGCTTGGAGAACCTTCGAACTTCCGGCAACGAGGTGAAGGAAGATGGGGGGAGTTCTTATCACAGGTATTTGGTCAGAAAAAGTTGTTGAAGGATCCCAAAAGTGGGGTGATGCACTTCCTTATTTTTTATGGATTCATTATTTTACAGTTCGGAGCCTTAGATCTGATTGTAAAAGGATTAACAGCAGGTAAACATCTGCCGATTCCGGGTTATGAAGTGTTTGGGCTCATGCAGGAAATCACGGTCATTCTGATTTTATTCTCTATGGGGTACGCCGCTTATCGACGTTATGGGGAGAAGTTGACTCGTTTAAAAAAGGGTTGGAAGCCAAGCTTAGTTATCTTCTTCATTTTCTTCTTGATGTTATCTGTTGTGTTCAGTTTAAGCTTCGAGCGTGTGTGGCAGGACCTTGAGTTTAGTGGCTACGCTCCGATCTCCTCCGTCCTTGCGCTAGCCTTTACTGGAATCTCAAGCTCCACGGCCTACGGCTGGTTTATTGGATTTTGGTGGATGCATTTGCTAATTCTCTTGTCATTTCTGGTCTATGTGCCGCAGTCGAAGCATTTTCATATTATGACCGCACCCCTTAACATTTGGTTTCGTCGTAGCGAGCCTGTAGGTCGCCTCACAAAATTGGATTTGGAAGACGAAGATGCAGAGACTTTTGGCGTTGGTAAGATTGAGGACTTCACACAGAAACAAATGCTCGATTTCTATGCTTGTGTGGAATGTGGGCGGTGTACCGATGCTTGTCCTGCAAGTAATACTGGCAAGGTGTTATCCCCTATGCACCTCATTACGAAATTAAGGGATCATGCCGTGGAGAAAGGAACTGCAGTAACAGGAAAATCCCCGTGGGTGCCTAGTTATTTGTTTGCTACGAGTGGAAGTCATGCACTAGTTACGGAGCAGAAAGAGCCCGTCCTATGGCATGCGAATGAAGATATGATTACGAACATCGTACCGACAATAGATTGGCATAAATCAACCTGGAACAAAGGTGAGAAGAATTCTGAACAATTAGAACTCATCGGTGAGGTCATATCAGAAGAGGAAATCTGGTCCTGTACGACCTGCCGTAATTGTGAGGATCAATGTCCGGTAAGTAATGAGCACGTCGATAAGATTATTGATCTGCGCAGACATCTAGTTTTAATGCAGGGGAGTGTTCCTCACGAGGGGCAACGCGCCATGCAGAATATTGAGCGGCAGGGTAATCCTTGGGGGTTGAGTCGCAATGACCGAGCCACATGGACTGGAGAAATCGAGGGGATTCAGGTTCCCACGGTGAAGGAGAATCCTGATTTTGAATACTTGTTTTTTGTAGGTTCGATGGGTTCCTATGATCTTCGAAGTCGCTCGATTTCGCGAGCTTTTGCTAGGCTACTCAATGAATCGGGAATTTCATTCGCCATTCTGGGCAATGAGGAGAAGAATTCGGGTGATACCCCGCGTCGGATGGGCAATGAAATGTTATTTCAACAACTGTGCGCGGACAACATTGAGATTTTCCAAAAATACGGGGTTCGTAAGATTGTTACCGCATGCCCACATACATTCAATACATTGAAGAACGAGTATCCCGAATTTGGACTTGAGGGGGTGGAAGTCTACCACCACACACAGTTACTTGACCAGCTCATTCAAGCTGGGAAGTTGAATCCCCATCATGAAGTGAAGGAGAGAATTACGTATCACGACTCGTGTTATCTAGGGCGCTACAACAATGTTTATGATGAGCCGCGTAATATCTTGAAGGCTATCCCCGGTGTGGAAGTAGCCGAAATGAAGCGATCTCGGCAGAATGGGATGTGCTGTGGTGCCGGTGGCGGGATGATGTGGCTGGAGGAGAAGGCGGGTAAGCGTGTAAATTTGGCCCGTACCGAGCAGGCGCTAGAGGTGAATCCAACGGTCATTAGTAGTGCATGTCCTTATTGCCTCACGATGATGGAGGACGGTACCAAGATGAAGGAAGTTGAGGAGCATATCAAAGCGAAAGATATAGCAGAAATTTTGGAGCAATCCGTATTTGGGGATCATCCCATCCGTTAA
- a CDS encoding TetR/AcrR family transcriptional regulator produces the protein MTNKRQEKYELILGAALKVIAENGFHGSQISKIAKEAGIADGTVYLYFKNKEDILVSLFQQRLGDLVSRFNSSIRETHSAEEALRKICEIHFTELEQNVDLAYVTQIELRQSSFELRKAIGLSVKPYIQLIENILERGVQEKGFRPDLDIKLTRLLLFGGLDEVVTSWIISGRKYSLSAQVDKTVEFFLKGLK, from the coding sequence ATGACAAATAAAAGACAAGAAAAATATGAACTCATCTTGGGGGCCGCCCTAAAAGTCATTGCAGAGAATGGTTTTCATGGATCACAAATATCCAAAATCGCTAAGGAAGCGGGGATCGCTGATGGGACCGTTTATCTTTATTTTAAGAACAAAGAAGATATCCTCGTTTCCCTCTTTCAACAACGATTAGGTGACTTGGTCAGCAGGTTTAACAGCAGTATTCGCGAGACACATTCAGCGGAAGAGGCTCTGCGTAAGATTTGTGAGATTCATTTCACCGAGCTGGAACAAAACGTAGATCTAGCTTATGTAACTCAGATCGAACTCCGCCAAAGTTCGTTTGAACTTCGTAAAGCGATCGGTCTCTCGGTGAAACCTTATATCCAACTGATTGAGAACATTCTCGAACGAGGAGTGCAAGAAAAGGGGTTCCGACCTGATCTCGATATTAAGCTAACCCGTTTGCTATTATTTGGGGGATTAGATGAAGTGGTGACCTCTTGGATCATATCCGGAAGGAAATACTCGTTATCTGCTCAAGTAGACAAAACCGTAGAATTTTTCTTGAAAGGCTTGAAATAA